From Acidobacteriota bacterium, one genomic window encodes:
- a CDS encoding FAD-dependent oxidoreductase, with the protein MTVPSESSENNFTLGIDGFSFADLFDAIKLKELAETFYAEVGQQDEILHTALTKYIAARGQGYERKVASKILTDSAPFLSDFIARLFKIDRERSELEKNVLVQNPVWKYKFFVQRRAAKKYKPEQLAELNENQLWIALTELRGNAFDETLVRDEELSIAEMTCRLLEAEEVLSKDGEITPSIADTVAKINSAYELLKDAAFGKLYSQYVLEMDARGDLLTVQAALQLVEAWSAKAFASKSKKWYSFKVPHALDYQNLVHLIHPEPHLHNIMRGGEDILRRRDGFKLTDDRGTMRDALYEIDYCMICHEREKDACSTGLREPDGTAKRNPLGIKTEGCPLDEKISEMHLLKKQGDSIGSLAIVTIDNPMCAGTGHRICNDCMKGCIFQKQEPVNIPLAETASLTDVLKLPYGFEIYSLLTRWNPLNAKRPYALPYNGKNVMVVGLGPAGYTLSHYLLNEGFGVIGIDGLKIEPLPTDWTGNHGKSCPKPIKGISEITEELDERILSGFGGVSEYGITVRWDKNFLTMIQLMLTRRKRFRPYGGIRFGGTLTIEDAWELGFDHIAIATGAGRPTIVPMKNNLIRGIRQASDFLMALQLTGAFKKDTLSNLQVRLPAVVIGGGLTGIDTATELFAYYPVQVEKMLGKYEQVVADFGEEKVVEHFNEEEIRVLQEFLEHGREIRAERSRAAAAGEQPNFVPLVRGWGGVSLVYRKRLQDSPAYRLNHEEVQKALEEGIDFVECMSPTEAVPDEYNAVKAIIFERLDYVAETGKFEKTGEMHEFPAHTVCVAAGTSPNVIYEKEKPGTFKMDEWKQFFQPFKVERNGDGKLHVVETPKGEAGFFTSYEHEGKFISYYGDNHPTYAGNVVKAMASAKHGYEKVVEIFADELATRGDLPQWDRDAIFDKLEAKLDEELRAYVVKVDRLTPTIVDVIVKAPLQAKKFEPGQFYRLQNFETSAPIVDGKRLMMEGLALTGAWVDEEKGLLSMIVLEMGTSSRMCQLLKEGEEVLVMGPTGTPTEITENETVLLAGGGLGNAVLFSIAKALREKHNKVIYFAGYKDGADMFKREEIENATDQVVWATDFGKEIVPHRPQDSHFRGNIVQAMIAYSEGRLGGQTVDLKEVDRIIAIGSDRMMNGVREARHTTLKPYLNENHTAIGSINSPMQCMMKEVCAQCLQRHVNPHTGEEFFVFSCFNQDQHLDFVDFKNLNERLKANSIQEKLTNLWLDRTLAKAS; encoded by the coding sequence ATGACAGTACCCTCGGAAAGCAGTGAGAACAATTTTACACTAGGAATAGACGGGTTCAGCTTCGCAGACCTATTTGACGCGATCAAGCTCAAAGAACTGGCTGAGACATTTTACGCCGAGGTCGGACAGCAAGACGAGATACTCCACACCGCACTTACCAAATACATCGCGGCTCGCGGCCAAGGTTACGAAAGAAAGGTCGCGTCAAAGATCCTCACGGATTCGGCCCCATTTCTCTCCGATTTCATCGCTCGGCTTTTTAAGATCGACCGCGAGCGCTCAGAACTCGAAAAAAATGTCCTCGTTCAAAATCCGGTATGGAAATACAAATTCTTTGTCCAGCGCCGCGCCGCTAAGAAATATAAACCGGAACAGCTCGCCGAACTCAACGAGAACCAGCTCTGGATCGCCCTGACCGAACTCCGCGGCAATGCATTTGACGAAACACTCGTACGAGACGAAGAACTCTCGATCGCCGAGATGACTTGCAGGCTGCTCGAAGCTGAAGAAGTTCTGAGCAAGGACGGTGAGATCACGCCATCGATCGCCGATACCGTAGCCAAAATCAACTCCGCCTACGAGCTGCTGAAGGACGCGGCATTTGGCAAGCTCTATTCGCAGTACGTATTAGAGATGGACGCCCGCGGCGATCTTCTGACCGTACAAGCAGCTCTCCAACTCGTCGAGGCTTGGTCGGCGAAAGCTTTCGCGAGCAAGTCAAAGAAATGGTACAGCTTTAAGGTTCCCCACGCTCTCGATTACCAGAATCTGGTTCACCTTATCCACCCGGAGCCGCACCTGCACAACATCATGCGCGGCGGCGAGGACATCCTGCGGCGGCGTGACGGCTTTAAGCTCACCGACGACCGCGGCACAATGCGTGATGCCCTGTACGAGATCGATTACTGCATGATCTGTCACGAGCGGGAAAAAGATGCGTGCTCGACCGGGCTTCGCGAGCCCGACGGTACGGCCAAACGCAATCCGCTCGGCATCAAAACCGAGGGCTGCCCGCTCGATGAAAAGATCTCAGAGATGCACCTGCTCAAAAAGCAGGGCGACTCGATCGGTTCGCTAGCGATCGTCACGATCGACAACCCAATGTGCGCCGGTACCGGCCACCGCATCTGCAACGACTGCATGAAGGGCTGCATCTTCCAAAAGCAGGAACCGGTCAACATCCCGCTCGCGGAGACCGCAAGTTTGACCGACGTGCTGAAGCTGCCCTACGGCTTCGAGATCTACAGTTTGTTGACGCGTTGGAATCCGCTCAACGCCAAACGCCCGTATGCCTTGCCTTACAACGGCAAAAACGTCATGGTCGTCGGTCTCGGGCCGGCTGGTTACACGCTGTCGCATTACCTTCTGAACGAAGGCTTCGGCGTGATCGGCATCGATGGGCTGAAGATCGAACCGCTTCCGACCGACTGGACCGGCAACCACGGCAAATCGTGTCCCAAGCCGATCAAAGGCATCAGCGAGATCACCGAGGAACTCGACGAACGCATCCTGTCGGGCTTCGGCGGCGTTTCGGAATATGGAATTACGGTTCGCTGGGATAAGAACTTCCTGACGATGATCCAGCTAATGCTGACCCGCCGCAAGCGTTTTCGCCCGTATGGCGGCATTCGTTTTGGCGGAACTCTGACGATCGAGGACGCCTGGGAACTCGGGTTCGACCACATCGCCATCGCCACCGGAGCCGGACGACCGACGATCGTCCCGATGAAAAACAACCTCATCCGCGGCATTCGCCAGGCGAGCGATTTTCTGATGGCATTGCAGCTAACTGGTGCGTTTAAGAAGGATACGCTCTCGAATCTGCAAGTTCGCCTACCCGCCGTTGTCATCGGCGGCGGTTTGACCGGTATCGATACCGCGACCGAGCTGTTCGCCTATTATCCCGTGCAGGTCGAGAAAATGCTCGGAAAATACGAGCAGGTCGTCGCCGATTTTGGCGAGGAAAAGGTCGTCGAGCACTTTAACGAAGAAGAGATCCGCGTACTGCAGGAGTTCCTCGAACACGGCCGCGAGATCCGTGCCGAACGCTCCCGGGCGGCGGCGGCCGGTGAACAACCGAATTTTGTGCCGCTCGTACGAGGCTGGGGCGGCGTTTCGCTCGTCTATCGCAAGCGTTTGCAGGACAGCCCCGCTTATCGCCTCAATCACGAAGAGGTCCAAAAAGCCCTCGAAGAAGGTATCGATTTTGTTGAATGCATGTCGCCAACTGAAGCGGTGCCGGATGAATACAACGCGGTGAAGGCGATCATTTTCGAACGCCTCGATTACGTCGCCGAAACTGGAAAATTCGAGAAAACGGGCGAAATGCATGAGTTTCCCGCCCACACGGTCTGCGTCGCCGCCGGAACTTCGCCGAACGTTATTTACGAGAAAGAAAAACCCGGAACGTTCAAAATGGACGAGTGGAAGCAATTCTTCCAGCCGTTCAAGGTTGAGCGGAATGGTGATGGTAAGCTCCACGTCGTTGAAACGCCAAAGGGTGAAGCCGGATTTTTCACCAGCTACGAGCACGAAGGCAAATTCATCAGCTACTACGGCGACAATCACCCGACCTACGCCGGAAACGTCGTCAAGGCAATGGCTTCGGCCAAGCACGGGTATGAGAAGGTTGTTGAGATCTTTGCCGATGAACTCGCGACTCGCGGGGACCTTCCGCAGTGGGATCGCGACGCGATCTTCGACAAGCTCGAAGCCAAACTCGACGAAGAGCTGCGAGCCTACGTCGTGAAAGTTGACCGCCTGACGCCGACGATCGTCGATGTCATCGTCAAAGCTCCGCTTCAGGCGAAAAAATTCGAACCCGGCCAATTCTACCGCCTGCAAAATTTCGAAACCTCAGCCCCGATCGTCGACGGTAAACGTCTGATGATGGAAGGTTTAGCGTTGACCGGAGCTTGGGTCGATGAAGAAAAAGGCCTCTTGTCGATGATCGTTCTCGAAATGGGAACTTCGTCACGTATGTGCCAGCTTCTGAAAGAGGGCGAGGAAGTTCTCGTCATGGGCCCGACAGGAACGCCGACCGAGATAACTGAGAACGAGACTGTTCTGCTCGCGGGCGGCGGTTTGGGCAATGCCGTTTTGTTCTCGATCGCAAAGGCTCTGCGTGAGAAACATAACAAGGTCATCTACTTTGCCGGTTATAAGGACGGGGCAGATATGTTTAAGCGTGAGGAGATCGAGAATGCCACCGATCAGGTCGTGTGGGCGACCGATTTTGGCAAAGAGATCGTCCCGCACCGGCCGCAGGATTCGCATTTCCGCGGGAATATCGTTCAGGCGATGATCGCCTATTCCGAAGGCCGTCTCGGCGGCCAAACCGTTGATCTGAAAGAGGTTGACCGCATAATCGCCATTGGCTCCGACCGCATGATGAACGGCGTTCGCGAAGCCCGCCACACAACGCTCAAACCATACCTCAACGAAAACCACACCGCCATCGGCTCCATCAACAGCCCGATGCAGTGCATGATGAAAGAGGTCTGTGCCCAGTGTTTGCAGAGACACGTCAACCCGCACACCGGCGAAGAATTCTTCGTCTTCTCCTGCTTCAACCAAGACCAGCATCTCGATTTCGTCGATTTCAAAAACCTGAACGAGCGCTTGAAAGCTAACAGTATTCAGGAGAAATTGACGAACCTGTGGCTGGATCGAACGCTTGCCAAGGCATCATGA
- a CDS encoding DUF2191 domain-containing protein translates to MRTTLTIDDDVAFGLKKIQESDPSRPFKQIVNEALRRGLNSSNDKAKRKPFKIKPFNLGLREGLSYDNVEELLDIAEGPNRR, encoded by the coding sequence ATGAGAACAACATTGACAATAGACGATGACGTGGCATTTGGTCTAAAAAAGATCCAGGAAAGTGACCCGTCGAGGCCCTTTAAGCAGATCGTAAATGAGGCTCTTCGTCGTGGATTGAATAGCTCCAACGATAAGGCTAAAAGAAAGCCCTTCAAAATCAAGCCGTTTAATCTGGGTCTCCGAGAGGGATTAAGCTACGACAATGTAGAGGAATTGCTTGACATTGCCGAAGGGCCGAACCGCCGATGA
- a CDS encoding PIN domain-containing protein, protein MILPDVNLLLYAYDRGSKFHTAAVLWLEKTLLEDEVFFSWHTITGFLRIVTNPRILTNPATLDAAISIVDSWLTLENTHLVFLEKKNWPLFSKILLDAQANGNLVMDAHLAAMAAACGATLASTDRDFTRFSGIQFVDPIKS, encoded by the coding sequence ATGATCCTGCCAGACGTAAACTTGCTCCTCTATGCGTATGACCGTGGCAGTAAATTCCACACGGCGGCGGTCCTATGGCTTGAAAAGACGCTTTTGGAAGACGAGGTTTTCTTTTCATGGCACACGATCACAGGGTTCTTACGCATTGTGACGAATCCGCGCATCCTGACCAACCCGGCGACGCTCGATGCAGCTATAAGCATCGTCGATTCGTGGCTCACATTAGAAAATACCCATCTTGTCTTTCTGGAAAAAAAGAACTGGCCGCTTTTCTCAAAGATACTCCTCGATGCCCAAGCCAACGGCAATCTGGTAATGGATGCTCACCTCGCCGCAATGGCCGCCGCCTGCGGGGCAACGCTTGCCAGTACTGACCGAGATTTCACTAGATTTTCGGGGATTCAGTTTGTCGATCCAATCAAGTCTTAG
- a CDS encoding putative addiction module antidote protein codes for MNAIKPFEAADYLDNDEVIAEYLNAALEDPNPDVFLMAISDVAKARGMSKLAKDAGLGRESLYKALTPGAKPRYETVIKLLRALGVELSASPTKV; via the coding sequence GTGAACGCGATAAAACCATTTGAAGCTGCCGATTATCTCGATAATGACGAGGTGATCGCCGAATACCTAAACGCCGCACTCGAAGACCCAAATCCCGATGTCTTTCTAATGGCGATCTCAGACGTAGCTAAGGCTCGGGGAATGAGCAAACTTGCGAAAGACGCTGGACTTGGTCGAGAGAGTCTCTATAAGGCACTGACGCCCGGAGCAAAGCCGCGTTATGAAACGGTAATTAAACTGCTTCGAGCTCTAGGTGTTGAGCTTAGTGCATCGCCGACAAAGGTATGA
- a CDS encoding asparaginase, which produces MQSEILAQVIRGETVESIHRGHIFVVDGEGNAVASVGDPSTVTYFRSAAKPFQALPFITSGAADAFGFTEDEIAMSIASHSGEKMHVERVARMLDRIGMAESDLHCGAHAPFYATEAERMIREVETPTQLHNNCSGKHAAMLALAKHIDADIATYELSESRIQKRILRCVSDFTGIAETEIGQGIDGCCVPNFAVSVAAMAKSFVNLVFPLNFHPAVQEATSRIIHAMMRHPELIGGTDRLDTMLMKAAPGKIISKVGADGVWLCGVLPSDKYPRGLGIALKVEDGDDHRGRPVIAVDILKQLDILVDTALPDLSPMPIKNRRGDIVGRVEPRLSLPKYSATE; this is translated from the coding sequence ATGCAATCTGAAATCCTAGCCCAAGTTATTCGCGGCGAAACGGTCGAGTCGATCCATCGCGGACATATCTTTGTCGTTGACGGCGAAGGGAACGCAGTCGCCTCAGTTGGAGATCCGTCGACCGTCACCTACTTTCGCTCGGCAGCGAAGCCGTTTCAGGCTCTGCCATTTATCACGAGTGGCGCGGCGGATGCTTTTGGGTTTACCGAGGACGAGATCGCAATGTCTATCGCCTCTCACTCAGGCGAGAAGATGCATGTCGAACGCGTTGCGCGAATGCTCGATCGGATCGGCATGGCTGAAAGCGACCTTCACTGCGGAGCCCACGCTCCTTTCTACGCCACAGAAGCCGAACGCATGATCCGCGAAGTCGAAACGCCGACGCAGCTTCACAATAACTGCAGCGGCAAACACGCCGCGATGCTGGCACTTGCGAAACACATCGATGCAGACATCGCGACCTACGAACTCTCAGAGAGCCGTATCCAAAAACGCATTTTACGCTGCGTTTCCGACTTCACGGGGATAGCGGAAACCGAGATTGGCCAGGGCATTGATGGGTGCTGCGTTCCAAACTTCGCCGTATCGGTTGCCGCTATGGCGAAAAGCTTTGTAAACCTGGTCTTTCCGCTCAACTTCCATCCGGCTGTACAAGAAGCCACCTCACGCATCATCCACGCCATGATGCGGCACCCCGAACTCATCGGCGGCACAGACCGCCTCGACACAATGCTGATGAAAGCCGCCCCCGGCAAGATCATCTCCAAAGTAGGAGCCGACGGCGTCTGGCTCTGCGGCGTCCTCCCGTCCGACAAATACCCCCGCGGCCTCGGCATCGCTCTGAAAGTCGAAGACGGCGACGATCATCGCGGTCGTCCCGTGATCGCGGTCGATATCCTGAAACAGCTCGATATTTTGGTCGACACTGCTCTTCCAGATCTTTCCCCGATGCCGATAAAGAATCGTAGGGGTGATATTGTGGGGCGAGTAGAGCCTCGATTATCTTTGCCGAAATACTCAGCGACGGAATGA
- the recN gene encoding DNA repair protein RecN: MLTLLKIKNIALIDELAIEFGDGLNLLTGETGSGKSIIVDSLGALTGERVSNDLIKEGSPFATIEGLFAITVDQELRSIFDESGIEIEPGADTDIIVRRELSAAGKNRVFINGQLVTQGYLKRVGSHLVDIHGQGEQAGLYDVESHIEMLDEFAGVDAAKEKVAAAFQKWSAVRAQLSSLERDTAEKLQLLDILRFQVSEIQAANLQPDEETVLEEEKRRLSNVEKLTSLSSDAFALLYDNAESTAVTLEKAQRKVAELSDYESQFAEYAEGIASARAVVEDLAFAVRDFRHHLEFSPERLNEIENRLAEILRLKRKYGDSVEAVLEHLRVSDERLQNIETAEFREEELKRQLDELRVAYVKAAQELHDKRKAAAVKFEKQVELNLQAVALEKARFEVRIEAMDSDYSAFTPNGFDRVEFYFSANPGESPKPLAKVASGGEASRLMLIIKTTMKASGPQKTAVFDEVDVGIGGRVAEAVGRKLKDLSATQQVLCVTHQPQIASLADRHFTVEKQITGGRTLVNARELSEAEQVEEIARMLAGSEITEAARENARSMLAVAGQNRER; the protein is encoded by the coding sequence GTGCTGACGCTGCTAAAGATCAAAAACATCGCCTTGATCGACGAACTTGCCATCGAGTTTGGCGACGGACTGAACCTTTTGACCGGCGAAACCGGCTCGGGCAAATCGATCATTGTCGACAGCCTGGGGGCCCTGACGGGCGAACGGGTTTCGAACGACCTGATCAAGGAAGGCTCGCCGTTCGCGACGATCGAAGGCTTATTCGCCATTACCGTCGACCAGGAACTGCGATCGATCTTCGACGAAAGCGGCATCGAGATCGAACCTGGTGCCGACACCGACATCATCGTCCGCCGCGAACTCTCAGCCGCTGGGAAGAACCGCGTCTTCATAAACGGCCAGCTCGTTACTCAGGGCTATTTAAAACGCGTCGGCTCGCACCTCGTGGATATTCACGGGCAGGGCGAGCAGGCCGGGCTCTACGACGTCGAATCTCATATCGAGATGCTCGACGAATTCGCCGGTGTCGATGCGGCAAAGGAAAAGGTCGCCGCGGCGTTTCAAAAATGGTCGGCGGTTCGCGCACAACTTTCTTCGCTCGAAAGAGATACTGCCGAAAAGCTCCAACTGCTCGACATCCTCCGATTTCAGGTCTCCGAGATCCAGGCAGCGAATTTACAGCCGGACGAAGAAACGGTGCTCGAAGAAGAAAAGCGTCGGTTGAGTAACGTCGAAAAACTCACGTCGCTGAGCAGCGATGCGTTCGCTCTGCTCTACGACAACGCCGAATCAACCGCCGTAACCCTCGAAAAAGCACAGCGAAAGGTCGCAGAGCTTTCAGATTATGAGTCGCAATTTGCCGAATACGCTGAGGGTATCGCTTCGGCCCGTGCGGTGGTCGAAGACCTCGCTTTTGCCGTCCGCGACTTTCGCCACCATCTCGAATTCTCACCGGAACGCCTGAACGAGATAGAGAATCGACTCGCCGAGATATTACGTCTTAAGCGTAAATACGGCGATTCGGTCGAGGCTGTTCTCGAACATCTTCGCGTTTCGGACGAGCGTCTGCAGAACATAGAGACGGCGGAGTTTCGTGAGGAAGAGTTAAAGAGACAGCTAGATGAGCTTCGCGTCGCTTATGTAAAAGCCGCACAAGAGCTGCATGACAAGCGAAAGGCAGCCGCGGTGAAGTTTGAAAAGCAGGTTGAGTTGAATCTGCAGGCCGTTGCCCTTGAGAAAGCACGTTTTGAGGTCCGCATCGAGGCGATGGACAGCGATTACTCCGCGTTCACGCCGAACGGATTCGACCGCGTTGAATTCTACTTTTCAGCCAATCCTGGCGAATCGCCAAAGCCGCTTGCAAAGGTTGCGTCCGGCGGCGAAGCGTCGCGGTTGATGCTAATAATCAAAACAACCATGAAAGCGAGTGGGCCGCAAAAAACCGCGGTTTTTGACGAAGTCGACGTCGGCATCGGCGGCCGCGTGGCCGAGGCAGTTGGGCGAAAGCTGAAAGATCTCTCGGCGACCCAACAAGTCCTCTGCGTGACGCACCAACCGCAGATAGCATCACTTGCGGACCGTCATTTTACCGTCGAGAAGCAAATTACCGGCGGCCGCACACTCGTAAATGCACGCGAGCTTTCCGAAGCCGAACAGGTCGAAGAGATCGCCCGCATGCTAGCTGGTTCCGAGATAACCGAAGCCGCACGCGAGAATGCGAGGTCAATGCTGGCTGTTGCGGGTCAGAACCGGGAACGATAG
- a CDS encoding peptidase M14, translated as MRQSVLVLLMTMVSLMNAYSQTAEKLASDWDVHHISTLAPSDVRHADLKKYLEHLKKIGLKVDQVGMSNASREIYQVEWGKGPLKVFMWSQMHGDEPTATSALIDMFAYLQKHRDKDWVKKISETMTIRGVPMLNPDGQEMYQRRNLQGIDINRDALDLKTPEARLLKQLRDDWNPEIGFNLHNQQALTTVGRAPSQASISFLVVYGDEAKTTSFGHERNQRIASAMVTALQKFIPGHIARYSDEWTPTAFGDNFSAWGTPTILIETGALYGKDESYLVKMNFIAFITALQSIATGSERTQDPNIYINLPENGSGGLVNFVFRRANIVSVVPPSAIPVTAVSTPAFKIDTADISAVTERRRASFAAPVRIRSVGDLAGVRGLEEYDAGEFNVVQRFGQTKPGELAEFFFYKKGRTVDWAAADLEKQFQPDAIFSGGKWIKGEKLVPRR; from the coding sequence ATGCGGCAATCTGTTTTGGTCCTCCTAATGACGATGGTGTCTCTAATGAACGCTTATTCGCAAACCGCCGAAAAGCTTGCGTCGGATTGGGATGTACACCATATCTCGACCCTCGCCCCGTCTGACGTTAGGCACGCGGATCTTAAAAAGTACCTCGAACATCTTAAAAAGATCGGGCTAAAGGTCGATCAGGTCGGTATGTCCAACGCCAGCCGCGAGATCTACCAGGTCGAATGGGGAAAAGGCCCTCTAAAGGTCTTTATGTGGTCGCAAATGCACGGTGACGAGCCGACCGCGACCTCGGCCCTGATCGATATGTTCGCGTATCTCCAGAAGCATCGCGATAAAGATTGGGTCAAGAAGATATCAGAAACGATGACCATCCGAGGCGTGCCGATGCTTAATCCGGACGGCCAGGAAATGTACCAGCGTCGCAATCTGCAGGGAATTGATATCAACCGTGACGCCCTTGATCTAAAAACGCCCGAAGCCCGGCTGTTGAAACAGCTGCGTGACGACTGGAACCCCGAGATCGGTTTTAACCTGCACAATCAGCAGGCGTTGACCACGGTCGGACGAGCCCCGAGTCAGGCGTCGATTTCGTTCCTCGTTGTTTATGGAGATGAAGCGAAGACAACAAGCTTCGGCCATGAACGCAATCAGCGGATCGCATCCGCCATGGTCACCGCTTTGCAAAAATTCATTCCGGGGCACATTGCCCGCTACAGTGACGAATGGACACCAACCGCGTTTGGTGACAATTTCTCAGCCTGGGGCACGCCGACGATCCTGATCGAGACCGGAGCTCTTTACGGCAAAGACGAATCGTATCTGGTAAAGATGAACTTCATCGCGTTTATAACCGCCTTACAGTCGATTGCGACCGGCAGTGAACGCACCCAGGATCCGAATATCTACATCAATTTGCCGGAAAACGGCTCAGGCGGACTGGTGAATTTCGTGTTTCGACGAGCCAACATCGTTAGCGTTGTACCACCCTCAGCCATTCCCGTTACGGCGGTTTCCACGCCGGCATTTAAGATCGATACGGCGGACATTTCTGCCGTAACAGAACGTCGCCGCGCAAGTTTTGCGGCACCCGTGAGAATACGAAGTGTCGGAGATCTAGCAGGAGTGCGCGGGCTCGAGGAATACGACGCGGGCGAATTTAACGTTGTTCAGCGTTTTGGCCAGACAAAGCCGGGCGAGCTGGCTGAGTTTTTCTTTTATAAGAAAGGTCGAACCGTTGATTGGGCCGCGGCCGATCTGGAAAAACAGTTTCAACCCGATGCGATCTTCTCAGGCGGCAAATGGATCAAGGGCGAAAAACTCGTTCCCCGAAGGTAG
- a CDS encoding glycosyltransferase family 4 protein, producing the protein MRILQVSSANTFGGGERHFVDLCRELVERGHEVFVALRPSNEWQDRLDFIPRENFLFVSIRNSFGMFSAKKIGKFIEKQGIEIVHAHVARDYLAASVAVRMVKSVKLVLTRHVVFPMKPFHRFALKNVDAAIAVSPPVQEQLERIFPAYKVHTIPNGINVADDKDVDHGALGNEFRVFHDTPTHAPLIVTLGELKLLKGQRDLVLAANEVLKQIPTARFVVAGKDNSIDKRFRRELRRLVRVLGHDESFTWLDWLDDISPLMAAADLFVSPSHSESFGLAILDAMAAGTPVIATATDGAKQLITDRNAIVPIKDPIALAGKITWFIQHENERRVLGEKQKLHARKNYGLTTMIDATVALYEEILNG; encoded by the coding sequence ATGCGGATACTTCAGGTCTCATCGGCAAATACATTCGGCGGCGGCGAGCGGCATTTTGTCGATCTGTGCCGCGAACTCGTGGAGCGCGGCCACGAGGTCTTTGTCGCTCTGCGTCCGAGCAATGAATGGCAGGACCGATTGGATTTTATCCCGCGAGAGAATTTCCTTTTTGTTTCGATCCGGAATTCATTTGGAATGTTCAGCGCCAAAAAGATCGGTAAGTTTATCGAAAAGCAAGGCATTGAGATCGTTCACGCACACGTGGCGCGCGACTATCTTGCCGCAAGCGTCGCGGTTCGCATGGTAAAAAGTGTAAAGCTCGTCCTGACCCGTCACGTAGTGTTTCCGATGAAGCCGTTCCACCGGTTCGCACTCAAGAACGTGGATGCGGCGATCGCCGTTTCGCCTCCCGTGCAGGAACAACTAGAAAGGATCTTTCCGGCTTACAAAGTTCACACAATTCCCAATGGGATCAACGTCGCCGATGATAAGGACGTCGATCACGGAGCTTTGGGGAATGAGTTTCGGGTCTTTCACGACACCCCTACCCATGCTCCGCTTATCGTTACACTTGGCGAGCTTAAATTATTAAAAGGCCAGCGTGATCTCGTTCTTGCTGCAAACGAGGTGCTGAAGCAGATCCCGACCGCTCGATTCGTGGTCGCGGGTAAGGACAACTCGATCGACAAGCGTTTTCGACGAGAGCTGCGGCGATTGGTCAGGGTTTTGGGCCATGATGAGAGCTTTACGTGGCTTGATTGGCTCGACGATATTTCGCCCTTGATGGCAGCTGCCGACCTGTTTGTTTCGCCTTCGCACTCTGAGAGTTTTGGGCTAGCGATCCTCGACGCTATGGCAGCGGGGACGCCGGTTATCGCCACGGCAACAGACGGAGCGAAGCAGCTGATCACCGACCGGAACGCAATTGTGCCCATCAAGGATCCAATAGCTCTTGCCGGAAAGATCACATGGTTCATCCAACATGAAAATGAACGCCGCGTTCTAGGCGAAAAACAAAAACTGCATGCCCGAAAAAATTACGGATTGACCACGATGATCGATGCGACGGTCGCACTCTACGAAGAGATCCTAAACGGGTGA